One genomic segment of Theobroma cacao cultivar B97-61/B2 chromosome 6, Criollo_cocoa_genome_V2, whole genome shotgun sequence includes these proteins:
- the LOC18597360 gene encoding nuclear inhibitor of protein phosphatase 1 — protein sequence MYGRGGLDRFKKAQSLEPFSVSLNSAPKTTPKAVQAQQHSHSQNAVAQPQQEEQTQPQPATQLGGGQSTWQPPDWAIEPRPGVYYLQVLKEGQVLDHINLDRRRHIFGRQHHTCDFVLDHQSVSRQHAAVIPHKNGSIYVIDLGSAHGTFVANERLTKDTPVELELGQSLRFAASTRTYILRKNNAALFPRPPPPTEINLPPPPDPSDEEAVVAYNTLINSYGLSKSDLLPKSNVSGSSLSEREGSTELGRASKRMKKLKVTFRDQAGGELVEVVGISDGADVETEPGPLGVKEGSLVGKYESLVQTTVIPKGKEASSVKEDDGFQKGVTDKLQEVLNKVKNAPKGGIYDDLYGESLSDKVGSSWAYSSVSCAGRQASPTQDDTTGKAIGVSSGNPRSKSASYDDDSEDDLFGD from the exons atgtatgGAAGAGGTGGTCTTGATAGATTCAAAAAGGCTCAATCCTTGGAACCCTTCTCGGTCTCCCTAAATTCTGCCCCCAAAACCACACCCAAAGCTGTTCAAGCTCAACAACATTCACATTCTCAAAATGCAGTTGCTCAGCCTCAGCAGGAGGAGCAGACTCAGCCTCAGCCAGCCACTCAGCTTGGCGGGGGTCAATCCACCTGGCAGCCTCCTGATTGGGCCATTGAACCTCGGCCCGGTGTCTATTATCTTCAAGTTTTGAAGGAAGGACAGGTGCTTGATCATATTAATCTCGATAGACGCAGGCACATCTTTGGCAGGCAACATCATACTTGCGATTTTGTGCTTGATCATCAGTCTGTTTCACGTCAGCATGCTGCTGTCATTCCTCACAAAAATGGCAG CATATATGTCATCGATTTGGGATCGGCACATGGAACTTTTGTTGCAAATGAGCGATTGACTAAAGACACCCCAGTTGAGCTTGAATTAGGGCAATCTTTGCGCTTTGCTGCATCAACGAGAACTTATATATTAAGGAAGAATAATGCAGCTCTATTTCCTCGTCCTCCACCCCCAACTGAGATAAATCTACCCCCACCACCTGATCCTTCTGATGAAGAGGCCGTTGTAGCTTATAATACACTTATAAATAGTTATGGTCTGAGCAAATCGGACCTGCTGCCCAAATCCAATGTGTCTGGCAGCTCATTATCTGAAAGAGAAGGCAGCACAGAGCTAGGGAGAGCCTCAAAGAGAATGAAGAAACTAAAAGTGACCTTCAGGGATCAAGCTGGGGGAGAGCTGGTTGAAGTCGTTGGAATTTCAGATGGTGCTGATGTAGAAACTGAACCTGGGCCTCTAGGTGTGAAAGAAGGAAGTCTTGTTGGAAAATATGAATCTCTTGTACAGACAACAGTAATTCCTAAAGGTAAGGAGGCATCATCTGTAAAGGAAGACGATGGTTTTCAGAAAGGTGTGACTGATAAACTGCAAGAAGTCTTGAATAAGGTAAAAAATGCTCCAAAAGGTGGGATTTATGATGACCTTTACGGAGAATCTTTATCTGACAAAGTTGGTTCTTCATGGGCATACTCATCTGTTAGTTGTGCTGGTAGACAAGCTTCTCCTACTCAAGATGATACTACAGGAAAGGCTATTGGTGTCTCAAGTGGAAATCCTAGAAGTAAGTCTGCCTCTTATGATGATGATAGTgaagatgatttatttggtgaCTGA